The Flavobacterium jumunjinense genome includes a region encoding these proteins:
- the ilvE gene encoding branched-chain-amino-acid transaminase encodes MNTNANPYYNQDTLLFSNGEFKKSLTTTTDLYGQTLHYGYGAFEGIRAYKTESGTKIFKAKEHYDRLKKSCELINIPFEYDIDELIEKSYELLALNNLTDAYLRPIVYCAPNMSLSKPTGVNIMICAWKWGTYLGDNLLNLCVSTYCRPHPKSIKIEAKVCGHYINSILATNEAKAKGFDEALLLDTEAFVAEGPGANLFFEKNGELFTPQLGNILPGITRATIIELCKELDIKLHQGKYSLEQLNDADAAFYCGTAAEVIGIKSLDKKEFPLEWDNSLGKKLQIAYKNLVLEKELSSQLN; translated from the coding sequence ATGAATACAAACGCAAATCCATATTATAATCAAGATACTCTATTGTTCAGCAATGGAGAATTTAAAAAATCATTAACTACTACAACTGACTTATACGGACAGACTTTACATTATGGCTATGGTGCTTTTGAAGGAATACGTGCTTACAAAACAGAATCTGGAACAAAAATTTTTAAAGCAAAAGAACATTACGATAGATTGAAAAAATCGTGTGAATTAATCAACATTCCATTCGAATATGACATTGATGAATTAATTGAGAAATCATATGAACTATTAGCATTAAATAACCTTACAGATGCATACTTAAGACCTATAGTTTACTGTGCCCCAAACATGAGCTTATCAAAGCCAACAGGTGTAAATATTATGATATGCGCTTGGAAATGGGGAACCTATCTTGGAGACAACCTATTAAATCTTTGTGTTTCTACCTATTGCAGACCACATCCTAAATCGATAAAAATAGAAGCAAAAGTTTGCGGACATTATATCAATTCTATACTTGCAACGAACGAAGCAAAAGCAAAAGGATTTGACGAAGCCTTATTATTAGATACTGAAGCCTTTGTTGCCGAAGGACCTGGAGCTAATCTATTTTTCGAAAAAAACGGAGAACTTTTCACACCTCAACTAGGAAACATTCTTCCTGGAATTACTAGAGCTACAATAATAGAGTTATGTAAAGAATTAGATATAAAACTACATCAAGGCAAATATTCGTTAGAACAATTAAATGATGCAGATGCTGCTTTTTATTGTGGAACTGCTGCCGAAGTAATAGGAATAAAATCATTAGACAAAAAAGAATTCCCATTAGAATGGGACAATAGCTTAGGTAAAAAATTACAAATAGCTTATAAAAACCTAGTATTAGAAAAAGAGTTAAGCTCACAATTAAACTAA
- a CDS encoding DUF4136 domain-containing protein, whose translation MKKINLIPVLLLFVLASCSSVRVNADYDKKAEFGKYKTYAYLKSSIDKAEISDLDKKRILRSIDEEMSAKGFSKSENPDMLLSIFTKERERIDVYNNVGFGWGWNPYWGMNSSSVSRTPEGTLFIDIVDAKTKEMVWQGEGTGYLTKNTHKKDERTHQFVSKILEQYPPVIK comes from the coding sequence ATGAAAAAAATTAATTTAATTCCTGTATTACTACTATTTGTATTGGCATCTTGTAGCTCTGTAAGAGTGAATGCTGATTATGACAAAAAAGCTGAGTTTGGCAAATATAAAACTTATGCTTATTTAAAAAGTAGCATTGATAAAGCTGAAATTTCAGATTTAGACAAAAAAAGAATTCTTCGTTCTATAGATGAAGAAATGAGTGCTAAAGGTTTTTCTAAAAGTGAAAATCCAGACATGTTATTAAGTATTTTTACTAAAGAAAGAGAACGTATCGACGTGTATAATAATGTTGGTTTTGGATGGGGTTGGAATCCATATTGGGGAATGAATAGCTCTTCAGTTTCGAGAACACCTGAAGGAACATTATTTATCGACATCGTAGATGCAAAGACAAAAGAAATGGTTTGGCAAGGTGAAGGAACAGGATATTTAACAAAGAATACACACAAAAAAGATGAACGTACACATCAATTTGTTTCTAAAATTCTGGAACAATATCCTCCTGTAATAAAATAA